A stretch of the Cygnus atratus isolate AKBS03 ecotype Queensland, Australia chromosome 34, CAtr_DNAZoo_HiC_assembly, whole genome shotgun sequence genome encodes the following:
- the LOC118260990 gene encoding olfactory receptor 6M1-like gives MGNTTTVTEFILVGFPNSLEVEIVFFVVFLFVYLVTVLANTLIIVLVYVDCNLHSPMYHFLSNFSFIEISTTSTVVPKMLANVLSEKKTISFAGCFSQLYFYFFLVAAEFILFAIMSYDRYVAICHPLRYPTIMTGRVCNQLVLSAWVGGLVMILPSVVLRARLPYCGPNVIDHYFCDSTPLLHLACTDVWFVELNDLVVSLVLLLGSLALTAASYVWIISTILWIPSNQGRQKASATCASHFIVVSLGFGISIFIYLRPPQMNSVHLNKILSVLSSIVTPLLNPFIFSLRNEQMKEALKHTLCKLLGMTKQAGKP, from the coding sequence ATGGGGAATACCACAACTGTGACAGAGTTCATCCTGGTTGGATTTCCTAACAGCCTTGAGGTAGAGATTGTCTTCTTCGTGGTGttcctgtttgtttatttagtcACTGTCCTGGCAAATACTCTTATCATTGTACTTGTATATGTAGATTGCAATCTCCATTCTCCCATGTACCACTTCCTCAGTAATTTCTCCTTCATTGAGATCTCCACAACCTCCACTGTGGTGCCGAAAATGCTGGCAAATGTTctatcagagaagaaaaccatcTCCTTTGCGGGCTGCTTTAGCCAGCTCTACTTTTACTTCTTCCTTGTTGCAGCAGAGTTCATCCTCTTTGCCATCATGTCCTATGACCGGTATGTGGCAATATGCCACCCCCTGAGGTATCCCACCATCATGACAGGAAGGGTGTGCAACCAGCTTGTCCTCTCTGCGTGGGTGGGTGGCTTGGTCATGATCCTGCCATCAGTGGTCCTCAGAGCCAGGCTGCCCTACTGTGGTCCCAATGTCATTGACCACTACTTCTGTGACAGCACGCCTCTCCTGCACCTCGCTTGTACAGACGTTTGGTTTGTTGAGCTGAATGATTTGGTGGTGTCTTTGGTCCTGCTCCTTGGTTCCCTGGCACTGACTGCAGCATCCTATGTCTGGATCATTTCAACCATACTCTGGATCCCATCTAACCAGGGCAGACAGAAAGCATCTGCCACTTGTGCTTCACATTTCATTGTGGTTTCCCTGGGCTTTGGCATCTCCATCTTTATCTATCTCAGGCCACCCCAGATGAACTCTGTGCACCTTAACAAAATCCTCTCCGTTCTCTCCAGCATTGTCACACCCCTTTTAAACCCTTTCATATTCAGTCTAAGGAACGAGCAGATGAAGGAAGCCTTGAAACATACTTTGTGCAAGCTCCTGGGGATGACTAAGCAGGCGGGAAAACCGTGA
- the LOC118260989 gene encoding olfactory receptor 14C36-like, whose product LHYGSLVGSRACAQMAAAAWGSGFLNAVLHMASTFSLPLCQGNAVDQFFCEPPQILKLSCSDAYLREVRALVFKVSLVFGCFVFIVLSYAKIFRAVLSMPSELGQHKAFSRCLPHLAVVSLMVSTAMVAYLKPPSISSPSLDLVVSLLYSVVPPALNPLIYGMKNQELKAEPLWAVSCTSPK is encoded by the coding sequence ctgcactacgggagcctcgtgggcagcagagcttgtgcccagatggcagcagctgcctggggcagtggctttctcaatgctgtcctgcacatgGCCagtacattttccctgcccctctgccaaggcaatgctgtggatcagttcttctgtgaacccccccagatcctcaagctctcctgctcagatgcctacctcagggaagtcAGGGCTCTTGTGTTTAAAGTTTCTTTAgtctttggttgttttgttttcattgtgctgtcCTATGCGAAGAtcttcagggcagtgctgagcaTGCCCTCTGAGCTGGgccagcacaaagccttttccaggtgcctccctcacctggccgtggtcTCCCTGATGGTCAGCACTGCCATggttgcctacctgaagcccccctccatttcttccccatccctggacctGGTGGTGTCACTTCTGTACTCAgtggtgcctccagcactgAACCCCCTCATTTATGGCATGAAGAACCAGGAGCTCAAGGcagaacctctctgggcagtATCCTGCACCTCTCCAAAATGA
- the LOC118260988 gene encoding olfactory receptor 14C36-like, with amino-acid sequence MPNISSVSEFLLLAFADTRELQLLHFMLFLGIYLAALLGNGLILTAIACDHRLHTPMYFFLLNLALLDLGSISTTLPKAMANSLWNTRAISYVGCAAQIFLLLIFIPSELSFLTIMAYDRYVAICKLLHYGSLVGSRACAQMAAAAWGSGFLHAVLHTANIFSLPLCHGNAMDQFFCEIPQILKLSCSNSYLREAGMVVISAFLFGGCFVFIALSYVQIFRAVLTIPSQQGRHKAFSTCIPHLAVVSLFISTVMFAHLKPPSISSPSLDLVVAVLYSVVPPAVNPVIYSMRNKELKGAVWKLKPICFS; translated from the coding sequence ATGCCCAACATCAGCTCTGTGAGCGAGTTCCTtctgctggcattcgcagacacgcgggagctgcagctcctgcacttcatgctcttcctgggcatctacctggctgccctcctgggcaacggcctcatcctcacagccatagcctgcgaccaccgcctccacacccccatgtacttcttcctcctcaacctcgccctcctcgacctgggatccatctccaccactctccccaaagccatggctaATTCCCTCTGGaacaccagggccatctcctatgTGGGATGTGCTGCACAGATATTCCTGCTACTCATTTTCATTCCATCAGAGCTTTCCTTTCTCACCATCATGGCCTAcgaccgctacgttgccatctgcaagctcctgcactacgggagcctcgtgggcagcagagcttgtgcccagatggcagcagctgcctggggcagtggctttctccatgctgtgctgcacactgCCAATATATTTTCACTACCTCTGTGCCATGGTAATGCCatggaccagttcttctgtgaaatcccccagatcctcaagctctcctgctcaaaCTCCTACCTAAGGGAAGCTGGGATGGTTGTGATTAGTGCTTTTCTATTTggggggtgttttgttttcattgctctgtcctatgtgcagattttcagagctgtgctgacGATCCCCTCCCAGCAGGGACgtcacaaagccttttccacatgcatccctcacctggctgtggtCTCCCTCTTTATCAGCACTGTCATGTTTGCacacctgaagcccccctccatctcttccccatccctggacctGGTGGTTGCAGTTCTGTActcggtggtgcctccagcagtgaaccccgtcatctacagcatgaggaacaaggAGCTCAAGGGTGCTGTGTGGAAACTGAAGCCCATCTGTTTTTCATAA